In Chanodichthys erythropterus isolate Z2021 chromosome 9, ASM2448905v1, whole genome shotgun sequence, a genomic segment contains:
- the LOC137026592 gene encoding rhamnose-binding lectin-like: MDSLSVILFTLLLNSRLLTSAETVVTCDGFVQRLSCDSGVICVQSATFGRKNSNICSVGRRQGQTSNTRCSVDVPEISKRCDGLRMCELNTQGLVEHDPCDGTYKYYTTNYTCIQAETSVICHGGYAYLSCENGKIHINTANYGRTDKVTCSEGRPSSELQNSTCYSPNALAPVSKSCNGLESCELFATQTVFTDPCVGTYKYLAVSYFCLPSALRTSVICEHANNTLKCEQGDVIHIHTANYGRTDRSTCSVRRPASQTIKTDCYSSNSMEMVTNGCEGNNSCVLVASNGVFSDPCFGTFKYLYVSYSCVAK; this comes from the exons ATGGATTCTTTGAGTGTCATCCTATTTACCT TGCTTCTAAACTCCAGGTTGCTGACATCTGCCG AGACTGTTGTTACATGTGATGGGTTTGTCCAGCGTCTCAGCTGTG ACTCTGGTGTGATCTGTGTGCAGTCAGCAACCTTTGGTcgcaaaaacagcaacatttgcAGCGTAGGACGACGACAAGGACAGACATCTAATACTCGGTGTTCAGTGGATGTTCCTGAAATCTCTAAACG GTGTGATGGACTGCGCATGTGCGAGTTAAACACTCAAGGACTTGTAGAACATGATCCCTGTGATGGCACCTATAAGTACTACACTACCAACTACACTTGCATCCAAGCAG AAACAAGTGTGATTTGTCATGGTGGATATGCTTACTTGAGTTGTG AGAATGGTAAAATTCACATAAATACGGCAAACTATGGACGTACAGATAAAGTCACTTGCTCTGAAGGACGCCCATCCAGTGAGCTCCAAAACTCCACCTGCTATTCTCCCAATGCACTGGCTCCTGTGTCGAAGAG CTGCAATGGCTTGGAAAGTTGTGAGTTGTTTGCGACACAAACAGTCTTTACTGATCCCTGCGTTGGCACGTACAAGTACCTTGCAGTCTCTTATTTTTGCCTCCCGTCTGCGCTCC GTACAAGTGTGATCTGTGAACATGCAAATAATACTCTGAAATGTG agcaAGGGGATGTCATACACATTCACACTGCTAACTATGGCCGAACTGATCGCAGCACATGTTCTGTCAGACGACCTGCTTCTCAGACTATCAAAACCGACTGCTACTCCTCAAACTCCATGGAAATGGTTACTAATGG gtGTGAAGGAAACAATAGCTGTGTCCTAGTAGCCTCCAATGGCGTCTTCTCAGATCCATGCTTTGGCACGTTCAAGTATCTGTACGTCTCTTACAGCTGTGTAGCCAAGT AA